A single genomic interval of Spinacia oleracea cultivar Varoflay chromosome 6, BTI_SOV_V1, whole genome shotgun sequence harbors:
- the LOC130463282 gene encoding uncharacterized protein has product MCKSFGGTLDGEALEWLMNVPPGSIFYLSDLINAFYQQFSSSRQLEKQTSDLYRLVQGPTESAFKRGLIPNSELYREITKYPCATFEEVRSRATVQMRIEDDEVIRTSSQRSIGGNSDRRSYTPRNNNWRHQPYNRQNQVQNVNQYYDSNNVYRNEWVEHPNISDYGFNVDIGGVVNTLQNVGGTVRWPRKSDRPDSMKDMSKWCDFHRDNGHTIEECISLKKEVAYLLKRGHLKELLRDKGKKTFTKEKTALPGPTTSSDRPDPPAFNKVGNVISGGSDICGLTSSAAKKINRGDSGAVEEGQTEDEIALHKSLTAMAITFDDSDSIDTQREHHDGLVISLPIGNALIKRILIDNGSSANVLFLEALQEMGLEEKNIVRRSTVLVGFSGESLRTIGEISLPTYAEDVNVMTKFNVVDCPSAYNVILRRPWIHKMKAVPSTYHQSIKFPTKWGVMEIKGQQRDAKKCYETALKPSKSSI; this is encoded by the exons ATGTGCAAATCATTCGGCGGTACCCTTGATGGAGAAGCTTTGGAATGGCTCATGAACGTCCCTCCCGGATCCATCTTCTATCTGTCCGACCTCATCAACGCCTTCTATCAACAGTTCTCCAGCAGTCGCCAGTTGGAGAAGCAAACCAGTGATCTCTATCGGTTGGTTCAAGGGCCAaccgagtcg GCATTCAAAAGAGGTCTCATCCCCAATTCGGAGTTGTACCGGGAaataaccaaatacccctgtgCAACCTTCGAAGAGGTGCGATCGAGGGCCACCGTCCAGATGCGAATTGAAGACGACGAGGTCATCCGAACATCGTCTCAACGGTCGATAGGGGGCAACAGCGACAGAAGATCGTACACCCCGAGGAATAACAACTGGCGACACCAACCGTACAATCGACAAAACCAGGTACAAAATGTCAATCAATATTATGATAGTAACAACGTTTACAGGAATGAATGGGTCGAACATCCGAACATCTCCGATTACGGCTTCAATGTCGACATCGGGGGTGTAGTGAACACCCTTCAAAATGTAGGTGGAACAGTCAGATGGCCCCGGAAGAGCGACAGACCGGATTCCATGAAGGACATGAGCAAATGGTGTGACTTCCACCGCGACAATGGTCACACGATCGAGGAATGCATCTCCCTTAAAAAGGAGGTCGCGTATCTCCTAAAACGGGGGCATCTGAAAGAGCTGCTAAGAGACAAAGGAAAGAAAACATTCACCAAGGAAAAGACCGCCCTACCCGGCCCAACAACAAGCAGCGACCGACCAGACCCACCTGCGTTCAATAAAGTGGGAAACGTTATTTCCGGTGGTTCAGATATTTGTGGACTAACCtcttctgcagctaaaaaaATTAACAGAGGAGATTCTGGAGCCGTCGAGGAGGGGCAAACCGAAGACGAGATCGCACTGCACAAGTCCCTGACCGCAATGGCTATAACCTTCGACGACTCAGATTCTATAGACACACAACGAGAACATCATGACGGATTGGTAATATCGCTCCCAATAGGCAATGCTCTGATCAAAAGGATATTGATCGACAACGGAAGCTCAGCCAACGTACTGTTCTTAGAGGCACTACAGGAAATGGGGTTGGAAGAGAAAAACATTGTTAGGAGATCGACAGTTCTGGTAGGATTCAGTGGAGAGTCGTTGCGAACCATTGGAGAAATATCGCTACCCACTTATGCAGAAGACGTCAACGTCATGACAAAATTTAATGTCGTCGATTGCCCATCAGCCTACAACGTCATCTTAAGACGACCCtggatccacaaaatgaaaGCAGTGCCATCGACGTAccatcaatcaatcaaattccCAACCAAATGGGGGGTCATGGAAATCAAGGGACAGCAAAGAGACGCAAAGAAATGCTACGAAACCGCACTAAAACCATCAAAATCCTCTATCTAG